A window of the Tachysurus fulvidraco isolate hzauxx_2018 chromosome 6, HZAU_PFXX_2.0, whole genome shotgun sequence genome harbors these coding sequences:
- the LOC113660865 gene encoding activin receptor type-1 isoform X1 yields MCVIVRTAMVDGIMILLLVALIVLPAASVEDKATVNDFECVCEGQSCGSDGRCFGQQCFSSVSIRNGTGLRQKGCIVSVEEEAVQCGSSLLESGVMVQCCQGTLCNSNLTVEMPSSDSRQQVCVCDGVECAGGGRCVGEQCFSSVTVTNGNQQHRKGCFSASQGQRGGANCDTPTSPDSIVNCCTGHLCNANITVDPPARDADAKLLPKEHECVCEGRSCVTGQRCTGQQCFSSLTVSDGVLVHQKGCFTVYEQGRMTCKTPPSPDQIVECCQSHLCNMNLSVALPVRVVEGPNYSVTTLVIVIVAPVIVLIILSTVAILIFRRIHRNQMERLTARDAEYGTIDGLIASNVGESTLADLLDHSCTSGSGSGLPFLVQRTVARQITLNECVGKGRYGEVWRGQWQGENVAVKIFSSRDEKSWFRETEIYNTVLLRHENILGFIASDMTSRNSSTQLWLITHYHEMGSLYDYLQLSTLDAPACLRMALSIASGLAHLHVEIFGTQGKPAIAHRDLKSKNILVNKNGQCCIADLGLAVMHYQDTNELDVGNNPKVGTKRYMAPEVLDDSIQVDCFESYKRVDIWAFGLVLWEIARRTISNGIVEDYKPPFHDVVPSDPSFEDMKKVVCIDQQRPNIPNRWFSDSTLTSIAKLMKECWYQNPSARLTALRIKKTLTKIDNSLDKIKADI; encoded by the exons gacTGCGATGGTCGATGGCATCATGATCCTCCTGCTTGTGGCCTTGATAGTTTTACCAGCTGCCAGTGTGGAAG ATAAAGCAACGGTGAATgactttgagtgtgtgtgcgaggggCAGTCATGCGGCAGCGACGGCCGCTGCTTTGGCCAGCAGTGCTTCTCGTCGGTCTCCATCCGGAACGGGACGGGCCTGCGACAGAAGGGGTGCATTGTGAGTGTGGAGGAAGAGGCAGTACAGTGCGGAAGCTCCCTGCTGGAGTCTGGCGTCATGGTGCAGTGCTGCCAGGGAACACTGTGCAACAGCAACCTTACTGTAGAGATGCCAAGCTCAG ACTCCagacagcaggtgtgtgtgtgtgacggagtGGAGTGTGCGGGTGGAGGGCGGTGTGTAGGAGAGCAGTGTTTCTCCTCCGTCACAGTCACCAACGGAAACCAGCAGCACCGTAAAGGCTGTTTCTCTGCCTCTCAGGGGCAGAGGGGCGGGGCTAACTGTGACACACCCACCTCACCTGATAGTATCGTTAACTGTTGCACAGGCCACCTGTGTAACGCCAACATTACAGTGGATCCCCCAGCTAGAG ACGCGGACGCGAAACTGCTTCCAAAAGAGcacgaatgtgtgtgtgagggccgGTCTTGCGTGACGGGCCAGCGGTGTACGGGACAGCAGTGTTTCTCGTCTCTGACCGTGAGTGACGGCGTGCTGGTCCATCAGAAGGGCTGCTTCACTGTGTACGAGCAGGGTCGCATGACCTGCAAAACCCCACCCTCACCTGACCAGATTGTCGAGTGCTGCCAGTCTCACCTGTGTAATATGAACCTCAGCGTGGCTCTGCCTGTCCGAG tGGTAGAGGGTCCTAACTATAGTGTAACCACGTTGGTCATCGTAATCGTGGCTCCAGTGATTGTCCTCATTATCCTGTCTACGGTGGCCATCTTGATCTTCCGTCGAATCCATCGGAACCAGATGGAGCGGCTGACGGCACGCGACGCCGAGTACGGAACCATCGACGGACTTATTGCATCCAACGTTGGAGAAAGCACACTCGCG GATCTGTTGGATCACTCATGCACATCAGGCAGCGGTTCAGGACTACCGTTCCTGGTACAGAGAACAGTCGCCAGACAGATTACACTGAacgagtgtgtgg GGAAAGGGCGCTATGGAGAGGTGTGGAGAGGTCAGTGGCAGGGTGAGAACGTAGCTGTGAAAATATTCTCCTCCCGAGACGAGAAGTCCTGGTTCCGTGAGACTGAGATCTACAACACGGTTCTGCTGAGGCATGAGAACATTCTGG GCTTTATTGCATCCGACATGACGTCTCGTAACTCTAGCACTCAGCTGTGGCTGATCACACATTATCACGAGATGGGTTCCCTGTATGATTATCTGCAGCTCAGCACGCTGGATGCCCCGGCCTGCCTGAGGATGGCGCTGTCCATCGCCAGCGGCCTGGCGCACCTGCACGTAGAGATCTTCGGCACACAGGGAAAGCCAGCCATAGCTCACAGAGACCTGAAAAGCAAGAATATCTTGGTGAATAAGAACGGCCAGTGTTGCATCGCTGACCTCG gCCTGGCTGTGATGCATTACCAGGACACTAATGAGCTGGATGTCGGGAATAACCCTAAAGTAGGCACCAAACGGTACATGGCACCCGAGGTGCTTGATGATTCCATACAAGTGGACTGCTTCGAGTCATACAAACGAGTGGACATCTGGGCTTTCGGCCTTGTGCTGTGGGAGATCGCCAGACGCACCATCAGCAACg GTATTGTAGAAGACTACAAACCTCCCTTCCATGATGTAGTGCCTAGTGACCCCAGCTTCGAGGACATGAAAAAGGTGGTGTGTATAGACCAGCAAAGACCCAACATCCCTAACAGATGGTTCTCAGATTCT aCTTTAACATCCATCGCCAAACTCATGAAAGAGTGCTGGTACCAGAACCCCTCGGCGAGGCTCACGGCTTTGCGCATTAAAAAGACTTTGACAAAAATCGATAACTCTTTGGACAAAATTAAAGCGGACATTTGA
- the LOC113660865 gene encoding activin receptor type-1 isoform X2, translated as MVDGIMILLLVALIVLPAASVEDKATVNDFECVCEGQSCGSDGRCFGQQCFSSVSIRNGTGLRQKGCIVSVEEEAVQCGSSLLESGVMVQCCQGTLCNSNLTVEMPSSDSRQQVCVCDGVECAGGGRCVGEQCFSSVTVTNGNQQHRKGCFSASQGQRGGANCDTPTSPDSIVNCCTGHLCNANITVDPPARDADAKLLPKEHECVCEGRSCVTGQRCTGQQCFSSLTVSDGVLVHQKGCFTVYEQGRMTCKTPPSPDQIVECCQSHLCNMNLSVALPVRVVEGPNYSVTTLVIVIVAPVIVLIILSTVAILIFRRIHRNQMERLTARDAEYGTIDGLIASNVGESTLADLLDHSCTSGSGSGLPFLVQRTVARQITLNECVGKGRYGEVWRGQWQGENVAVKIFSSRDEKSWFRETEIYNTVLLRHENILGFIASDMTSRNSSTQLWLITHYHEMGSLYDYLQLSTLDAPACLRMALSIASGLAHLHVEIFGTQGKPAIAHRDLKSKNILVNKNGQCCIADLGLAVMHYQDTNELDVGNNPKVGTKRYMAPEVLDDSIQVDCFESYKRVDIWAFGLVLWEIARRTISNGIVEDYKPPFHDVVPSDPSFEDMKKVVCIDQQRPNIPNRWFSDSTLTSIAKLMKECWYQNPSARLTALRIKKTLTKIDNSLDKIKADI; from the exons ATGGTCGATGGCATCATGATCCTCCTGCTTGTGGCCTTGATAGTTTTACCAGCTGCCAGTGTGGAAG ATAAAGCAACGGTGAATgactttgagtgtgtgtgcgaggggCAGTCATGCGGCAGCGACGGCCGCTGCTTTGGCCAGCAGTGCTTCTCGTCGGTCTCCATCCGGAACGGGACGGGCCTGCGACAGAAGGGGTGCATTGTGAGTGTGGAGGAAGAGGCAGTACAGTGCGGAAGCTCCCTGCTGGAGTCTGGCGTCATGGTGCAGTGCTGCCAGGGAACACTGTGCAACAGCAACCTTACTGTAGAGATGCCAAGCTCAG ACTCCagacagcaggtgtgtgtgtgtgacggagtGGAGTGTGCGGGTGGAGGGCGGTGTGTAGGAGAGCAGTGTTTCTCCTCCGTCACAGTCACCAACGGAAACCAGCAGCACCGTAAAGGCTGTTTCTCTGCCTCTCAGGGGCAGAGGGGCGGGGCTAACTGTGACACACCCACCTCACCTGATAGTATCGTTAACTGTTGCACAGGCCACCTGTGTAACGCCAACATTACAGTGGATCCCCCAGCTAGAG ACGCGGACGCGAAACTGCTTCCAAAAGAGcacgaatgtgtgtgtgagggccgGTCTTGCGTGACGGGCCAGCGGTGTACGGGACAGCAGTGTTTCTCGTCTCTGACCGTGAGTGACGGCGTGCTGGTCCATCAGAAGGGCTGCTTCACTGTGTACGAGCAGGGTCGCATGACCTGCAAAACCCCACCCTCACCTGACCAGATTGTCGAGTGCTGCCAGTCTCACCTGTGTAATATGAACCTCAGCGTGGCTCTGCCTGTCCGAG tGGTAGAGGGTCCTAACTATAGTGTAACCACGTTGGTCATCGTAATCGTGGCTCCAGTGATTGTCCTCATTATCCTGTCTACGGTGGCCATCTTGATCTTCCGTCGAATCCATCGGAACCAGATGGAGCGGCTGACGGCACGCGACGCCGAGTACGGAACCATCGACGGACTTATTGCATCCAACGTTGGAGAAAGCACACTCGCG GATCTGTTGGATCACTCATGCACATCAGGCAGCGGTTCAGGACTACCGTTCCTGGTACAGAGAACAGTCGCCAGACAGATTACACTGAacgagtgtgtgg GGAAAGGGCGCTATGGAGAGGTGTGGAGAGGTCAGTGGCAGGGTGAGAACGTAGCTGTGAAAATATTCTCCTCCCGAGACGAGAAGTCCTGGTTCCGTGAGACTGAGATCTACAACACGGTTCTGCTGAGGCATGAGAACATTCTGG GCTTTATTGCATCCGACATGACGTCTCGTAACTCTAGCACTCAGCTGTGGCTGATCACACATTATCACGAGATGGGTTCCCTGTATGATTATCTGCAGCTCAGCACGCTGGATGCCCCGGCCTGCCTGAGGATGGCGCTGTCCATCGCCAGCGGCCTGGCGCACCTGCACGTAGAGATCTTCGGCACACAGGGAAAGCCAGCCATAGCTCACAGAGACCTGAAAAGCAAGAATATCTTGGTGAATAAGAACGGCCAGTGTTGCATCGCTGACCTCG gCCTGGCTGTGATGCATTACCAGGACACTAATGAGCTGGATGTCGGGAATAACCCTAAAGTAGGCACCAAACGGTACATGGCACCCGAGGTGCTTGATGATTCCATACAAGTGGACTGCTTCGAGTCATACAAACGAGTGGACATCTGGGCTTTCGGCCTTGTGCTGTGGGAGATCGCCAGACGCACCATCAGCAACg GTATTGTAGAAGACTACAAACCTCCCTTCCATGATGTAGTGCCTAGTGACCCCAGCTTCGAGGACATGAAAAAGGTGGTGTGTATAGACCAGCAAAGACCCAACATCCCTAACAGATGGTTCTCAGATTCT aCTTTAACATCCATCGCCAAACTCATGAAAGAGTGCTGGTACCAGAACCCCTCGGCGAGGCTCACGGCTTTGCGCATTAAAAAGACTTTGACAAAAATCGATAACTCTTTGGACAAAATTAAAGCGGACATTTGA